The Notoacmeibacter ruber DNA segment CATCTCGGAGCGCAGCGGTTTCATCTGCTTGAAGCCATAGTCGGAGATGCGGCGTCCCGTGAAATCGATCGTGCCATCGGAACTGATCATGCGAGACAGGGCGAGGCCGAGCGTCGTCTTGCCCGAGCCGGATTCGCCGACGATGCCGAGCGTCTGACCGGCCTTGACCTTAACATCGATGCCGTCGACCGCCTTCACATGGTCGACGGTCTTGCGGAAGAAGCCTTCCTTGATCGGGAACCAGACCTTGATGTCGTCGCCCTCCATCACCGTCTCCGCGGCGGGGTCGGCTTTCGGCGGCCGGCCCTTCGGCTCGGCCGCGAGAAGGTGTTTCGTATACTCGTGCTGCGGGTTTTCGAAAATCTCACGGGTCGGCCCTTCCTCGACGATTTGGCCGCCCGTCATCACACAGACGCGATCGGCGATCTTCCGCACGATGCCGAGATCATGGGTGATGAACAGCATGCTCATCGATTGCTCGGTCTTAAGTTCGTAGAGCAGTTCGAGAATCTGCGCCTGAACGGTCACGTCGAGGGCCGTGGTCGGCTCGTCTGCGATCAGCAGCTTCGGCTTGTTGGCGAGCGCCATGGCGATCATGACGCGCTGGCGCTGGCCACCGCTCATCTGATGCGGATAGGCGGCAAGACGTTTCTCAGGCTCGCGAATGCCGACCTGATGCAGAAGTTCGAGTGTTCGCGCCCTGGCCTGTTTGTCGCTCAGGCCCTGATGGAGCGTCAGGGTTTCGCCGATCTGCTGCTCGATCGTGTGAAGCGGATTGAGCGAGGTCATCGGCTCCTGAAAGATCATGGCGATGTCGTCGCCGCGGACCTGGCGAAGATGTTGCTCGCTTGCGCTCAGCAGATCCGTACCCTCGAAACGGATTTCGCCGGAAGGGTGGCTCGCCATCGGGTAAGGAAGGAGTTTCAGAACGGAATTGGCGGTCACGCTCTTGCCCGATCCGGATTCACCCACCAGCGCGAGCGTCTCGCCCTGGCCGATGTCGAAGCTGACGTGATCGACGGCGGTGCTGGCGACGCCCCCCTGGTGAAAGGCCACCGACAGATTGCGGATCGAAAGGAGAGGTTCGGTCATATGGCTCTCCTCACTTGAACGCTTTTCGCGGATCGAAGGCATCGCGCGTTGCCTCGCCGATAAAGATCAGCAGCGACAGCATGATCGAGATAACCGCGAAGCCCGACAGGCCAAGCCACGGCGAGCCTGGATATTGCTTACCCTGGCTCAGCATCTCACCAAGCGAGGGAGAGCCGGGCGGCAGGCCGAAGCCAAGAAAGTCGAGGCTGGTCAGCGTCGTGATCGACCCGTTCAGGATGAAGGGCAGGAAGGTCAGCGTCGCGACCATGGCGTTCGGCAGAAGATGGCGCCACATGATGGTGCGGTTGCCCACGCCGAGCGCGCGAGCGGCATTCACATATTCGAAATTGCGCGCGCGCAGGAATTCGGCCC contains these protein-coding regions:
- a CDS encoding ABC transporter ATP-binding protein — protein: MTEPLLSIRNLSVAFHQGGVASTAVDHVSFDIGQGETLALVGESGSGKSVTANSVLKLLPYPMASHPSGEIRFEGTDLLSASEQHLRQVRGDDIAMIFQEPMTSLNPLHTIEQQIGETLTLHQGLSDKQARARTLELLHQVGIREPEKRLAAYPHQMSGGQRQRVMIAMALANKPKLLIADEPTTALDVTVQAQILELLYELKTEQSMSMLFITHDLGIVRKIADRVCVMTGGQIVEEGPTREIFENPQHEYTKHLLAAEPKGRPPKADPAAETVMEGDDIKVWFPIKEGFFRKTVDHVKAVDGIDVKVKAGQTLGIVGESGSGKTTLGLALSRMISSDGTIDFTGRRISDYGFKQMKPLRSEMQIVFQDPYGSLSPRMSVSDIIEEGMKIHFPKMSREERDAKVVEVLREVDLDPATRFRYPHEFSGGQRQRIAIARAMVLEPRFVMLDEPTSALDMSVQAQVVDLLRDLQKKHNLAYLFISHDLKVVRALSNEVVVMRNGKVVEYGPAEEIFENPKTDYTKALLAAAFDIRTTGAEAVSQ